A stretch of Ipomoea triloba cultivar NCNSP0323 chromosome 13, ASM357664v1 DNA encodes these proteins:
- the LOC116002506 gene encoding flavonol synthase/flavanone 3-hydroxylase-like, translated as MEVERVQAVANSLSKMTADTIPAEYIRSEKEQPAATTLRGVVLEVPVIDMGDPEEEKIVKMIAEASREWGIFQVVNHGVPNEVIRELQRVGKEFFELPQAEKEAVAKDPGGGSIEGYGTSLQKNVDGKRGWVDHLFHRVWPPSAVNYKFWPKNPPSYREANEEYAKILNEVGNRLFRSLSIGLGLEAHELKEAAGGEDIIHLLKINYYPPCPRPDLALGVVAHTDMSAITILVPNEVQGLQVFNDDHWYDVKYIPNALIIHIGDQLEILSNGKYKSVFHRTTVDKEKTRISWPVFLEPPPEFEVGPIPKLIDENNPPKYKTKKYKDYAYCKLNKLPQ; from the exons ATGGAGGTGGAGAGAGTGCAAGCGGTGGCGAATTCTCTATCAAAGATGACGGCGGACACTATTCCGGCGGAGTACATCCGGTCGGAGAAGGAGCAGCCGGCGGCGACGACGCTCCGCGGCGTGGTTCTTGAAGTTCCGGTGATCGACATGGGAGATCCGGAGGAGGAGAAGATTGTGAAGATGATAGCGGAGGCGAGCAGAGAGTGGGGGATTTTTCAGGTGGTGAACCATGGGGTGCCTAATGAGGTGATCCGGGAGTTGCAGAGGGTGGGGAAGGAGTTTTTCGAGCTCCCTCAGGCGGAGAAGGAGGCGGTGGCTAAAGATCCCGGCGGGGGGAGCATTGAGGGGTATGGGACCAGTTTGCAAAAGAATGTGGATGGGAAGAGGGGTTGGGTTGATCACTTGTTTCATAGGGTTTGGCCTCCTTCTGCGGTTAACTACAAATTTTGGCCTAAAAACCCTCCTTCTTATAG GGAAGCAAATGAGGAATACGCTAAGATACTAAATGAAGTGGGGAATAGACTATTTAGGAGCTTATCCATCGGTCTTGGTCTCGAGGCTCATGAGTTGAAGGAAGCAGCTGGAGGTGAAGATATAATTCACTTACTAAAGATCAACTATTACCCGCCATGTCCTCGACCAGATTTGGCCTTGGGAGTGGTGGCCCACACCGACATGTCAGCAATCACTATCCTTGTACCCAATGAGGTCCAAGGGCTCCAAGTTTTCAATGATGACCATTGGTACGATGTTAAGTATATTCCAAATGCCCTCATCATCCACATTGGTGACCAACTTGAG ATTTTGAGCAATGGGAAGTATAAAAGTGTGTTCCACAGGACAACAGTGGACAAGGAAAAGACAAGAATATCCTGGCCTGTCTTCTTGGAGCCACCACCTGAATTTGAAGTTGGGCCCATTCCTAAGCTTATTGATGAGAATAATCCACCAAAATATAAGACCAAAAAGTACAAGGATTATGCTTATTGCAAGCTGAACAAGCTTCCTCAGTAA